TTTACCGTTTAacacagccaacagccaactttctgtcgctgggcatcgcttacggaccgtatggcttgggccttgcggtccgtaagcctatggcggaaaCACTTTTATCCCTTCaccccccttacggtccgtaaggcataacccttacggtccgtaagcgatcatcagtggcaaaaaaaattaacctttcatgtATTGAACGGTCAACTTTGAATTAATAATTTTGATGGCTGGCCTTTTACCCATACTTGACCAGATGCCTACCCCATATGCAATATGGGTTTGCAAGAAGGATGGGCTTATGACCAATTATTTGTCTTGCATTATTTTCTTAGGATTAGATTAGCAACTTGTAGGCTTGTGATTATTATTAATGACCCGATTAAGATTAGGTGCTTATAAACTTGCTTggggtctcgggatttataatacgaagtcgctcagaggtataaaattaacatgtcgacatattcgaaaatcctaccgcatatcttaattaaatccgggtttatattatttttgtcgtatttgacacgtgtcatttatttattggacacaaaaattcgagttGTTACACTCAAGCAAGCCCCTCGTGCATGGTATACTCGTTTTCTGACTCATTTGCTATCTCGTGGCTTCCGTTGCAGTATATCTGATTCGTCACTATTTATCTACCAACGCGGTACTTCTATGGCGTACTTACTATTGTATATCGACGATATTGTAGTGACTGCCTCTGATTCGACTCTTCTAACGTCGATTATTACTATGCTATCTCGTGAGTTTGCTATGACGGACTTAGGTCTGTTGCACTACTTTTTGGGGATCACTGTTACGAGGGACTCTACCGGGTTCTTGTCCCAATCGCAATACGCTCGGGACGTTCTACACCGAGCAAACATGACCGGGTGTAAATCTTGCGCCACTCCATACGACAGGGGATCAAAATTAGGCGCTAATGATGGGGCTCTTCTTGACGATGGCACTCTCTACCGTAGATTAGCGGGTGCTCTTCAGTATCTAACATTTACAAGACCTGACATCACTTACGCGGTACAGCAGATTTGTTTATTTATGCATGCCCCACAGGAGCCACGCTTTGCCTTCCTTAAGCGGATACTTCGTTACCTCCAGGGCACTATTGGTTTCGGCCTACACTTATCGGCCTCCTCCACATCCTCTCTTACTGCATATTCGGATGCGGATTGGGGGGGGGGGCTGCCTTGATTCTAGGCGCTCCATATCTGGGTACTGCATTTTCATGGGTGATAATGTGATCTCGTGGTCGTCTAAACGCCAGCCCACCATTTCCCGGTCTAGAGCCGAGGCCGAATACCGTGGCGTTGCTAACGCAGTTGCCGAGACCAGCTGGCTTCGAAACCTTCTTCTCGAACTCCATTTCCAAATCTTGAAGGCCACCATCATCTACTGTGATAATGTATCCGCGGTTTATCTTTCGGCAAACCCCGTGCAACATCAACGTACAAAGCATGTTGAAATGGACATTTACTTCGTTCGGGAAAAGGTTCAGATTGGCCATGTTAAAGTTCTACACGTGCCCTCCTCATTGCAGTATGCGGATATTTTCACTAAAGGTCTTCCTCACACACATTTTGAAGAATTTCGGTCCATTTTGCGTGTTCATCCATATCACGCTTCAACTGTGGGGGACTATTAGAATATgtaaatattttgtaaataatattcaCCAATATCTTAGGAGATAATTATGTATTTGATAAGTTTCCATATTTCTTGTATTGTATCTCACCCTATTTAAAGGGATGTTATTATTCAATGGAGGACACGAGTTATTCTTGATCCATAAACacttttaattttatatttatttctcaAAAAAGAGAATGCATCAATCGTCAAAACTAATAATGCTtacatttaattattataaaGTTTACTAGATTTGTCAAATGCTTACATTTAATTATTAAAAAGTTTACTAGATTTGTCAAATGCTTACATGACTAAAAAAACTTTAATTATTAGAGTGCATTTTAGTAATTTTTGTAAGATTTAACAAAAAAGTTAATAAGGCTTGATCTTAGTACTCAATATTGTGACAAAGTTTGGCCTTAGTACTCAACATTGTGACAAATTAGAACTTTAATACCTGATTTTGCAACAAAAAACTATTAGTATCTGACATTGAAATTTGgttgaaaccacaaggaccaacggTGTAATTTTTCAAATGATTAGAACTTTATTTAGtgtaaaacatatatatatatatagggtcaggatcattacagaaccataaatatttacagaactcgcagaactcctaataaacaataaaatcctaataaacaatctttttatttatatatttttatgtttaggataatttaatcatttattatgtgtatttttacgattacatataTGTTACgagtaattttataattacacatatgtaaactagttttttgttacatatatgtaattagttatgacacatatataattttggcaattaaacatctgtaaactacttttaacatttatgtaatcaaagaaatacatataatagatgataaaaagatcctaaatacaaaaacttatatataaaatgattgtttattaggagttctgaaagttctgtagttatttagagttttgaaatgaactcaaccctatctatatatatactatataataaaagaaaccaattttgggacacatgtcattcattggagccatctattttctagttttctcatctttatctcatacttaattatagataattaatattaattaaaagataattaaaaaattaaatttaaacaattcgtataggagataatttaatcttttgaaatatttattagatttcaaaattatttaccTTGACATTAACAAAAGACGTACACTAAATATAGATTTatataatgtaaagagttaaatgtcattttagtccatttGGTTTGTgctattttgtcagtttagtccaaaagttttataacacacagggtttataaagatataataagATATAAATTTCTATTGTCGTTAAAaaaaagatataactttttattgattagtatataaaattacatgtgctcaacccatacaaCACGTGAGGTTCTAAGAAATGTAACTTtttcattattaatatataaaataaaatttactcaacccgtacaatacacagagttcttaaagatataactttttattatttaatatataaaattacatttattcaacccatgtaataaatgagatttttaaagatatttttttattatctgctatataaaattacatttatttaacccgtgtaataaacgaggtttcaaaaatatatattttttattgattacatttattcaacccgtgtattacacgggtttctaacctagtgtgtatatatatatatatatatatatagggagccgctagaatgaaaaccacctcgagttgtaagaaccgcgagaactacaccccacgggtgggcgttcaccacgatttttttttacaactagatgtgtaaattataaacacagccgtaaaaaaaaaattttaaacgccgcggccggggggtagttttttacaccacaagtttggtgaaaaaaaaaattaaaaacaccaaacttgtggtgtaaaaaactaccccccccccctccggCCGCGCCGTTTAAAAaatttttttacggctgtgtttataatttacacatctagttgtaaaaaaaaaatcgtggtgaacgcccacccgtggggtgtagttctcgcggttcttacaactcgaggtggttttcattttagcagccccctatatatatatatatatatatatatatatataaagttaaGGTTCATTttagaaccacctttattgtgagaaccatgGGAATCAATCTGAACACACTAAAAAACCTACTCacaaactaaatgctaaaaactaaaccctccccccccccccaaaaaaaaaaaacctaactccccaacccccccccccccaacccccaaaaaaaaacctaaaccacccccacccaagctaaaatactgaaaactaaacccccaaaaaagctaaaaaaacacacaaattttttcttattattttttatgtaaaaatcgctactttcaataggcaattttttttttaaaatgaaaTGTATCAATTtgaatttaaaaaatattttaaaaaaattgtgtgtttttttagctatttttaggtatttttgtttgtgttcacattggttctcgcggttatCACAAAAAATGATGGTTCCTAACgtatccttctcctatatatgcGGTTATAACAAAAAAggatggttcctaacggatccttctcctatgtatatatatatatatatatatatatatatatatatatatatatatatatatatatatataggggaccgctagaatgagaaccacctcgagttgtaagaaccgcgagaaccatactgtacggggcgaggtggaccaattttttttttcaaaaacgtagatgcatgtattataaacacattcgtaaaaaatttttttaagaaaaatgccgtgcgtgtagttttttacaccacaagtttgtggtttacgagttccgtaaaaatatgtgtaattataaaattacatacgaaaaatgataaaattacgcttaacatgtatgtaatagtaaaaatacacataataaatgataaaattatcctaaacataaaaatatataaataaaaagattgtttattaggagttctgcgagttctgtaaatatttatggttctgaaatgatcccggccctatatatatatatatagggtatggatcctaagagaagtccaccctatttgagaaacttgagaagcaatctggaccatacattttccctaagcaaaaaatgcaaaaaaagacgaaaaaaatgcaatttttttttgaatcacaattttttctttaaggattaaattttttattttttaaaaaaaaattgggatttatacacatgtgtatattgttaatcttttaactatacatatgtatattgacaattatacatatatgtatatacatgtttaaaattaaaaaatatgtgttataaatcctaaaccttataccataaatactaaagctaaaccttaatgctaaaccttaaatcctaaagctaaaccctaattctaagcccaaatgctaaaccctaaagctaaaccctaattataaaccctaaaactaaagcctaattctaaaccctaaagctaaaccctaatgctaaaccctaaagctaaaactaaaccctaaagctaaaccataaagataaagctaaacccaaaagttaaagctaaaccctaatgctaaacccaaaagctaaaccctaatgctaaaccctaaatactattaCTAAACCCTAatactaaaccctaaagctaaaccctaaaccataaagctaaaccctaaaccctaatgttaaaccctaaatactaatgctaaaccctaaataacacttatttttcaattttaaacatgtatatacatatatgtataattgacaatatacatatatgtatagttaaaaagattaacaatatacacatgtgtataaatcccaaaaaaaaaaattaataaaaattaaattcttaaagaaaaacctgcgatttttccaataaaaaaaattgcatttttttacatatttttttacatttttttgcttaaggaaaatgtgtggtccaaaatacttatcaagtttctcaaatagcctactacttctcacatgatccttatcctctatatatatatatatatatatatatatatatatactagtcatttacccgcgcgatgcggcgggagtgacAATTTACAATAGGGTACTCGTTTACCGCTAGTTTATCCGTCgtctcgtgatatattgtatagtacttaagttaTTTCTTATTCGCGGTATGTTGGCACTGGTTTTTCTGTTAGTTTATCGATTCTTTGGTGATATACTCGGGTAAATTTTTTTAGCTGTAGCTTCGGCGTTATCTATCTACAAGAAGAGATTAAAACAAGGAAGTGGATGTAATTAAAAACAAGAGTACAAAACAAGCAAGTAGCTGGACAAAACGCTAAAAACAAAATACGTGGAGTCTTTTGTATCTCTTCCTGTTTTACCAATACATCCGTTCGCTCAAGACTTTCTTAAATGATATGTGTTTGGAATGAATTGTAAACTGAAAAATACAATTTTGATTGGATATAAACATCAATTTTAAAGCAAATAAAAATAGTTTGGTTAAATATAAAAAAAGACAAGTTATTTAGAGGATGTAGAGGGTACTGAAGGACTTTTTGAAAGTTTGATGTTaattaaaactcattttataatTCAACTGCTTTCACCATCATTGAATGTGGAAGAGGTTTTGCTGATAAGATAAGTAATAGAATATATATTCTACCTTGTTTACAGTTTGACTTGTAGTGTCAAATTTAACTGATGTAAAAAGCCACAGAGCATTTAACTGATTCACATTAATTTGACATAATCTTCTATTTGCTATATGTATTGTTTCATAGGGACTTATAGAAACAATACCGCAGGCTCTAGCTGCCACTCCACTACAACTCTGTGAAATCGTAAAGATCCCAACCGAATCCGGACAACCCTCTTGAATTATGATGTTGTGGTGTTCTGTGTGGATTCATTGTTGTCAAGTATGACCCAGTCACC
This is a stretch of genomic DNA from Helianthus annuus cultivar XRQ/B chromosome 16, HanXRQr2.0-SUNRISE, whole genome shotgun sequence. It encodes these proteins:
- the LOC110876778 gene encoding uncharacterized mitochondrial protein AtMg00810-like gives rise to the protein MAYLLLYIDDIVVTASDSTLLTSIITMLSREFAMTDLGLLHYFLGITVTRDSTGFLSQSQYARDVLHRANMTGCKSCATPYDRGSKLGANDGALLDDGTLYRRLAGALQYLTFTRPDITYAVQQICLFMHAPQEPRFAFLKRILRYLQGTIGFGLHLSASSTSSLTAYSDADWGGGLP